One genomic segment of Pseudomonas fortuita includes these proteins:
- the atpA gene encoding F0F1 ATP synthase subunit alpha, with the protein MQQLNPSEISEIIKGRIDNLDVSSQARNEGTVVSVSDGIVRIHGLADVMYGEMIEFPGGVYGMALNLEQDSVGAVILGAYDTLAEGMSAKCTGRILEVPVGKELLGRVVDALGNPIDGKGPLGNTQTDAVEKVAPGVIWRKSVDQPVQTGYKSVDAMIPVGRGQRELIIGDRQIGKTAMAIDAIINQKDSGIFCVYVAVGQKRSTVANIVRKLEENGALANTIVVVASASESAALQFLAPYAGCTMGEFFRDRGEDALIVYDDLSKQAVAYRQISLLLRRPPGREAYPGDVFYLHSRLLERASRVSEEYVEKFTNGAVTGKTGSLTALPIIETQAGDVSAFVPTNVISITDGQIFLESAMFNSGIRPAVNAGVSVSRVGGAAQTKIIKKLSGGIRTALAQYRELAAFAQFASDLDEATRKQLEHGQRVTELMKQKQYAPMSIADMALSLYAAERGFLTDVEVSKIGSFEQALIAFFNRDHAELMAKINVKGDFNDEIDAGLKAGIEKFKATQTW; encoded by the coding sequence ATGCAGCAACTCAATCCTTCCGAAATTAGTGAAATCATCAAGGGCCGCATCGACAACCTCGATGTGAGCTCCCAAGCCCGTAACGAAGGTACCGTCGTTTCGGTTTCCGACGGTATCGTGCGGATCCACGGTCTGGCCGACGTCATGTACGGCGAAATGATCGAGTTCCCGGGCGGCGTCTACGGCATGGCACTGAACCTGGAGCAAGACTCCGTAGGTGCAGTGATCCTGGGTGCCTACGACACCCTCGCCGAAGGCATGAGCGCCAAGTGCACCGGCCGCATCCTGGAAGTTCCGGTTGGTAAGGAACTGCTGGGTCGCGTCGTCGACGCACTGGGTAACCCGATCGACGGCAAAGGTCCTCTGGGCAACACCCAGACCGACGCGGTCGAAAAAGTTGCTCCAGGCGTGATCTGGCGTAAGTCGGTAGACCAGCCTGTACAGACTGGCTACAAATCCGTCGACGCCATGATCCCTGTCGGCCGTGGCCAGCGTGAGCTGATCATTGGCGACCGTCAGATCGGCAAGACCGCCATGGCCATCGACGCCATCATCAACCAGAAAGACTCCGGTATTTTCTGTGTTTATGTAGCTGTCGGCCAGAAGCGTTCCACCGTTGCCAACATCGTTCGCAAGCTGGAAGAAAACGGCGCCCTGGCCAACACCATCGTGGTTGTTGCCAGTGCTTCGGAATCCGCCGCACTGCAATTCCTGGCGCCATACGCCGGTTGCACCATGGGCGAGTTCTTCCGTGACCGCGGTGAAGACGCACTGATCGTTTACGATGACCTGTCCAAGCAGGCCGTTGCCTACCGTCAGATCTCCCTGTTGCTGCGCCGTCCACCAGGACGTGAAGCGTACCCAGGCGACGTGTTCTATCTCCACTCCCGTCTGCTGGAGCGTGCATCGCGCGTTTCGGAAGAGTACGTCGAGAAGTTCACCAACGGTGCTGTCACTGGCAAAACCGGTTCCCTGACCGCTCTGCCGATCATCGAAACCCAGGCAGGCGACGTTTCCGCGTTCGTTCCGACCAACGTGATTTCCATCACCGACGGTCAGATCTTCCTGGAATCGGCCATGTTCAACTCGGGCATCCGCCCTGCAGTGAACGCCGGTGTTTCGGTATCCCGTGTGGGTGGTGCCGCTCAGACCAAGATCATCAAGAAGCTGTCCGGTGGTATTCGTACCGCGCTGGCTCAGTACCGTGAACTGGCTGCATTCGCCCAGTTCGCGTCCGATCTGGACGAGGCGACCCGCAAGCAGCTGGAGCATGGTCAGCGCGTTACCGAGCTGATGAAGCAGAAGCAGTATGCGCCGATGTCCATTGCGGACATGGCTCTGTCGCTGTACGCCGCTGAGCGTGGCTTCCTGACTGACGTAGAAGTCTCCAAGATCGGCAGCTTCGAGCAAGCACTGATCGCCTTCTTCAACCGTGATCACGCTGAACTGATGGCGAAGATCAACGTGAAGGGTGACTTCAACGACGAAATCGACGCAGGCCTGAAAGCCGGTATCGAGAAGTTCAAGGCCACCCAGACCTGGTAA
- the atpB gene encoding F0F1 ATP synthase subunit A: MAAETASGYIQHHLQNLTYGQLPDGSWGFAHSAAEAKAMGFWAFHLDTLGWSVALGLIFLFIFRMAAKKATSGQPGGLQNFVEVMVDFVNGSVKDSFHGRSPVIAPLALTIFVWVFLMNAVDLVPVDWIPQLAILISGDPHIPFRAVSTTDPNATLAMAFSVFALIIFYSIKVKGLGGFIGELTLHPFGSKNIFVQILLIPVNFLLEFVTLIAKPISLALRLFGNMYAGELVFILIAVMFGSGLLWLSGLGVVLQWAWAVFHILIITLQAFIFMMLTIVYLSMAHEDNH, translated from the coding sequence ATGGCAGCAGAAACCGCTTCGGGCTATATCCAGCACCACTTGCAGAACCTGACCTACGGTCAACTACCAGACGGCAGCTGGGGCTTTGCCCATTCGGCTGCAGAAGCCAAGGCAATGGGCTTCTGGGCGTTCCACCTGGACACCCTGGGTTGGTCCGTCGCGCTGGGTCTGATCTTCCTGTTCATTTTCCGCATGGCGGCAAAGAAGGCGACTTCCGGCCAGCCTGGCGGTCTGCAGAACTTCGTGGAAGTGATGGTCGATTTCGTCAACGGCAGCGTGAAGGACTCCTTCCACGGCCGTAGCCCGGTAATCGCACCGCTGGCGCTGACCATCTTCGTCTGGGTATTCCTGATGAACGCCGTCGACCTGGTACCGGTCGACTGGATTCCTCAGCTGGCCATCCTGATCTCCGGTGATCCGCACATTCCGTTCCGCGCCGTGTCGACCACCGACCCGAACGCGACCCTGGCCATGGCCTTCAGCGTGTTTGCCCTGATCATCTTCTACAGCATCAAGGTCAAGGGCCTGGGCGGCTTCATCGGTGAGCTGACCCTGCACCCGTTCGGCAGCAAGAACATCTTCGTGCAGATCCTGCTGATTCCGGTCAACTTCCTGCTGGAATTCGTCACCCTGATCGCCAAGCCGATCTCGCTGGCACTGCGTCTGTTCGGCAACATGTATGCCGGCGAACTGGTGTTCATCCTGATCGCTGTGATGTTCGGCTCCGGCCTGCTGTGGCTCAGCGGCCTGGGTGTGGTGCTGCAATGGGCGTGGGCTGTGTTCCACATCCTGATCATCACCCTGCAAGCTTTCATCTTCATGATGCTGACCATCGTCTACCTGTCGATGGCGCACGAAGATAACCATTAA
- a CDS encoding F0F1 ATP synthase subunit delta — protein MAELTTLARPYAKAAFEHAQAHQQLANWSAMLGLAAAVSQDDTMQRLLKAPRLTSAEKAATFIDVCGDKFNAQAQNFIHVAAENDRLLLLPEIAALFDLYKAEQEKSVDVEVTSAFALNQEQQDKLAKVLSARLGQEVRLHASEDASLIGGVVIRAGDLVIDGSVRGKIAKLAEALKS, from the coding sequence ATGGCAGAACTGACCACGTTGGCCCGACCTTACGCTAAGGCTGCCTTTGAGCATGCCCAGGCCCATCAGCAACTGGCCAATTGGTCAGCCATGCTCGGCCTGGCTGCTGCGGTGTCGCAAGACGACACCATGCAGCGCCTGCTCAAGGCCCCGCGACTGACGAGCGCAGAAAAGGCCGCCACGTTCATTGACGTGTGCGGTGACAAGTTCAATGCACAGGCACAGAATTTCATTCATGTTGCCGCGGAAAACGACCGTCTCCTGCTTCTGCCGGAGATTGCCGCTCTGTTTGACCTGTACAAGGCAGAACAAGAGAAATCCGTGGACGTGGAAGTCACCAGTGCCTTCGCGTTGAACCAAGAACAGCAAGACAAACTCGCCAAGGTTCTCAGTGCACGGTTAGGCCAGGAAGTGCGCCTGCACGCGTCGGAGGATGCCAGCCTGATTGGCGGCGTCGTCATCCGCGCTGGTGACCTGGTAATCGATGGCTCTGTTCGCGGCAAAATCGCGAAACTGGCCGAAGCATTGAAATCTTGA
- the atpG gene encoding F0F1 ATP synthase subunit gamma, which yields MAGAKEIRSKIASIKSTQKITSAMEKVAVSKMRKAQMRMAASRPYAERIRQVIGHLANANPEYRHPFMIERPVKRTGYIVVSSDRGLCGGLNTNLFKALVKDMNANREQGVEIDLCVIGSKGATFFRIFGGNVVAAISHLGEEPSINDLIGSVKVMLDAYLDGRIDRLSVVSNKFINTMTQKPTVEQLVPLVATPDQDLKHHWDYLYEPDAKELLDGLMVRYVESQVYQAVVENNAAEQAARMIAMKNATDNAGDLIKELQLIYNKARQAAITQEISEIVGGAAAV from the coding sequence ATGGCAGGCGCAAAAGAGATTCGCAGTAAGATTGCGAGCATCAAAAGCACGCAAAAAATTACCAGCGCCATGGAGAAAGTGGCGGTCAGCAAGATGCGCAAGGCACAAATGCGCATGGCTGCTAGCCGTCCTTACGCGGAGCGTATCCGCCAGGTGATCGGTCATCTGGCCAACGCCAACCCGGAATACCGCCACCCATTCATGATCGAGCGCCCTGTAAAGCGCACCGGTTATATCGTGGTGAGCAGTGACCGTGGTCTGTGCGGTGGCTTGAACACCAACCTGTTCAAGGCCCTGGTCAAGGACATGAACGCAAACCGCGAACAGGGCGTGGAAATCGACCTGTGCGTGATCGGCAGCAAGGGTGCGACTTTCTTCCGCATCTTTGGCGGTAACGTCGTAGCAGCGATCAGCCACTTGGGTGAAGAGCCATCGATCAACGATCTGATCGGCTCCGTCAAAGTGATGCTGGACGCCTACCTGGACGGCCGTATCGATCGCCTCTCCGTGGTTTCGAACAAGTTCATCAACACCATGACCCAGAAGCCAACGGTCGAGCAATTGGTACCGTTGGTGGCAACCCCGGATCAGGATCTCAAGCATCACTGGGATTACCTGTACGAACCCGACGCAAAAGAGCTGCTGGACGGCTTGATGGTGCGTTACGTGGAGTCGCAGGTGTACCAGGCGGTGGTCGAGAACAACGCTGCTGAACAAGCGGCCCGGATGATCGCGATGAAGAACGCCACAGACAACGCCGGTGATTTGATCAAAGAGCTTCAGTTGATCTACAACAAGGCGCGTCAGGCTGCGATCACCCAGGAGATCTCGGAAATCGTCGGCGGCGCTGCCGCGGTTTAA
- a CDS encoding F0F1 ATP synthase subunit I, which produces MEIRTPNRLPFHRWAVFPVLLAQFVVLLLATLVLWQWKGAVSGYSGLCGGLIAWLPNVYFAWKAFRFSGARAAQAIVKSFYAGEAGKMILTAVLFALTFAGVKPLAPLAVFGVFVLTLLVSWFAPLLMNKRLSRP; this is translated from the coding sequence ATGGAAATCCGCACGCCAAACCGCCTGCCTTTCCATCGCTGGGCGGTTTTTCCGGTACTGCTGGCTCAATTCGTCGTACTGCTGCTGGCAACCCTGGTGTTGTGGCAGTGGAAAGGGGCGGTCAGTGGATATTCAGGCCTTTGCGGAGGTTTGATTGCGTGGCTGCCCAATGTGTATTTCGCCTGGAAGGCTTTTCGCTTCAGCGGAGCTCGGGCAGCACAAGCCATCGTCAAGTCGTTTTACGCTGGCGAGGCAGGCAAGATGATTTTGACGGCAGTGCTTTTTGCACTGACCTTCGCAGGAGTGAAGCCACTGGCGCCGTTAGCAGTATTCGGCGTCTTCGTGTTGACCCTTTTGGTCAGCTGGTTCGCGCCCCTGCTGATGAATAAAAGACTTTCGAGACCTTAG
- the atpE gene encoding F0F1 ATP synthase subunit C, with translation METVVGLTAIAVALLIGLGALGTAIGFGLLGGKFLEGAARQPEMVPMLQVKMFIVAGLLDAVTMIGVGIALFFTFANPFVGQIAG, from the coding sequence ATGGAAACTGTAGTTGGTCTGACCGCTATCGCTGTTGCTCTGCTGATCGGCCTGGGTGCTCTGGGTACCGCCATTGGTTTCGGCCTGCTGGGCGGCAAATTCCTGGAAGGCGCTGCTCGTCAACCAGAAATGGTTCCGATGCTGCAGGTTAAAATGTTCATCGTTGCCGGTCTGCTCGACGCCGTAACCATGATCGGTGTTGGTATCGCTCTGTTCTTCACCTTCGCGAATCCGTTCGTTGGTCAGATCGCCGGCTAA
- a CDS encoding F0F1 ATP synthase subunit B gives MNINATLIGQSVAFLIFVLFCMKYVWPPVITALQERQKKIADGLDAANRAARDLELAQEKAGQQLREAKAQAAEIIEQSKKRAAQLVEEAREQARVEADRVKAQALAEIEQELNSAKDALRAQVGALAVGGAEKILGATIDQNAHAELVNKLAAEI, from the coding sequence GTGAACATTAATGCAACCCTGATTGGCCAATCCGTTGCTTTCCTGATTTTTGTACTCTTCTGCATGAAGTATGTATGGCCTCCGGTCATCACTGCCCTGCAAGAGCGCCAAAAGAAGATTGCCGACGGCTTGGACGCTGCCAACCGCGCAGCTCGCGACCTGGAGCTGGCCCAAGAGAAAGCGGGCCAGCAACTGCGTGAAGCTAAAGCCCAGGCAGCCGAAATCATTGAGCAAAGCAAGAAACGCGCTGCTCAGCTTGTCGAGGAAGCCCGTGAACAGGCCCGCGTCGAAGCTGACCGTGTGAAGGCTCAGGCTCTGGCCGAGATCGAACAGGAACTGAACAGCGCTAAAGACGCCCTGCGTGCCCAAGTGGGTGCTCTGGCCGTTGGCGGTGCTGAAAAGATCCTTGGCGCCACAATCGATCAAAACGCGCATGCGGAGCTGGTTAACAAACTGGCCGCTGAAATTTAA